The Euphorbia lathyris chromosome 3, ddEupLath1.1, whole genome shotgun sequence genome contains a region encoding:
- the LOC136223529 gene encoding alpha-N-acetylglucosaminidase isoform X2: MQIGSVPKPGSLPRVKEEGVIIRRPVPWNYYQNVVTSSYSYVWWNWERWEKEIDWMALQGINMPLAFTGQEAIWQKVFMKFNISAEDLDDFFGGPAFLAWARMGNLHAWGGPLSQNWLDKQLNLQKQILSRMLELGMTPVLPAFSGNVPAALKKIYPAANITRLGDWNTVNKDPRWCCTYLLNPSDPLFLEIGEAFIRQQVKEYGDVTDIYNCDTFNENLPPTNDAAYISSLGTAVYKAMSKGDEDAVWLMQGWLFYSDSHFWKPLQMKALLHSVPFGKMIVLDLFADVKPIWRTSSQFYGTPYVWCMLHNFGGNIEMYGILDSISSGPVDARTSENSTMVGVGLCMEGIEHNPVVFELMSEMAFRSEKVHVLEWLKTYSRRRYGKASHHIEAAWKILYHTIYNCTDGIADHNTDFIVKFPDWDPSRNSEDRIHSFLPLPGTRRVLFQSASSNMPKAHIWYSPKKVINALQLFLEAGNDLHGSLTYRYDLVDLTRQVLSKLANQVYIDAITAFQRKHADALNLHSQIFIQLIRDIDVLLASDDNFLLGTWLESAKDLAVNPKETKQYEWNARTQVTMWYDTTTTNQSQLHDYANKFWSGLLEDYYLPRASTYFDHLVKSLKENVSLSIEEWRKEWIAFSNTWQASTKIYPTKESGDALAISRDLYTKYLA; encoded by the exons ATGCAGATAGGTTCAGTTCCTAAGCCTGGATCACTTCCTCGTGTAAAGGAAGAAGGTGTAATAATTCGACGGCCTGTACCATGGAACTATTACCAAAATGTTGTTACATCCAGTT ACTCATATGTTTGGTGGAATTGGGAAAGATGGGAGAAAGAGATAGATTGGATGGCTCTTCAGGGGATTAATATGCCTTTGGCATTCACAGGACAAGAAGCCATTTGGCAAAAAGTTTTCATG AAATTTAATATTAGCGCAGAAGATCTGGATGATTTCTTTGGAGGACCTGCCTTTCTTGCTTGGGCCCGTATGGGTAATCTACATGC GTGGGGTGGGCCTTTGTCCCAAAATTGGTTGGATAAACAATTGAATTTGCAGAAACAAATCCTCTCTAGGATGCTAGAGCTGGGCATGACTCCAG TGCTCCCAGCATTCTCTGGGAATGTTCCAGCAGCTTTAAAGAAGATTTATCCTGCAGCAAACATAACTAGGCTCGGGGACTG GAACACTGTGAATAAAGATCCCCGTTGGTGTTGTACCTACCTCCTTAATCCTTCAGATCCCTTGTTTCTTGAAATTGGGGAGGCCTTTATAAGGCAACAAGTTAAAG AATATGGGGACGTGACTGACATCTACAACTG TGATACATTCAATGAAAATCTCCCACCTACAAATGATGCAGCATACATCTCTTCACTAGGTACTGCTGTATATAAAGCTATGTCCAAAGGTGATGAAGATGCTGTGTGGTTAATGCAA GGTTGGCTCTTCTACTCAGACTCTCATTTCTGGAAGCCACTTCAAATGAAG GCTCTTTTACACTCGGTTCCATTTGGGAAGATGATAGTCCTTGATCTCTTTGCTGACGTGAAACCGATTTGGAGAACTTCCTCTCAGTTTTATGGCACTCCTTATGTCTG GTGTATGTTGCATAATTTTGGGGGGAATATTGAAATGTATGGTATATTGGATTCCATATCATCAGGTCCAGTTGATGCCCGTACCAGTGAAAATTCAACCATG GTTGGTGTCGGGTTGTGCATGGAGGGAATAGAGCATAATCCAGTTGTGTTCGAGTTGATGTCTGAAATGGCATTTCGCAGTGAAAAAGTTCATGTTCTG GAATGGCTGAAGACCTATTCTCGCAGACGATATGGTAAAGCTAGTCATCATATTGAGGCAGCTTGGAAGATCCTTTACCACACTATCTACAACTGTACAGATGGAATTGCT GACCACAACACAGATTTCATAGTAAAATTTCCGGACTGGGATCCATCACGAAATTCTGAAGACAGGATACATAGCTTTCTCCCCCTACCTGGAACAAGAAGAGTTTTGTTTCAAAGTGCAAGCTCAAACATGCCTAAGGCACACATATGGTATTCTCCTAAGAAGGTGATCAATGCATTACAACTATTTCTTGAAGCCGGAAATGATCTGCATGGAAGCCTGACGTACAG ATATGACTTGGTTGACTTAACACGGCAAGTTTTGTCAAAGCTAGCAAACCAAGTATACATAGATGCAATAACTGCTTTCCAAAGGAAACATGCTGATGCCTTGAATCTTCACAGCCAGATATTTATACAGCTCATTAGGGATATTGATGTGCTTCTTGCTTCGGATGATAATTTTCTACTCGGGACATGGCTAGAAAGCGCCAAGGACCTGGCAGTGAATCCGAAGGAAACAAAGCAG TACGAATGGAATGCAAGAACGCAAGTGACAATGTGGTATGATACCACAACCACTAATCAAAGCCAGCTTCATGATTATG CTAACAAGTTCTGGAGCGGTCTACTGGAAGACTATTATCTTCCGCGAGCCTCGACTTACTTTGATCATTTAGTGAAAAGCTTGAAAGAAAATGTAAGTTTGAGCATAGAGGAATGGAGGAAAGAATGGATAGCATTCTCAAATACTTGGCAAGCAAGCACTAAAATTTACCCCACAAAGGAAAGTGGAGATGCCCTTGCTATATCTAGAGATTTGTACACAAAGTATCTTGCTTGA
- the LOC136223529 gene encoding alpha-N-acetylglucosaminidase isoform X3: MLLHPVKFNISAEDLDDFFGGPAFLAWARMGNLHAWGGPLSQNWLDKQLNLQKQILSRMLELGMTPVLPAFSGNVPAALKKIYPAANITRLGDWNTVNKDPRWCCTYLLNPSDPLFLEIGEAFIRQQVKEYGDVTDIYNCDTFNENLPPTNDAAYISSLGTAVYKAMSKGDEDAVWLMQGWLFYSDSHFWKPLQMKALLHSVPFGKMIVLDLFADVKPIWRTSSQFYGTPYVWCMLHNFGGNIEMYGILDSISSGPVDARTSENSTMVGVGLCMEGIEHNPVVFELMSEMAFRSEKVHVLEWLKTYSRRRYGKASHHIEAAWKILYHTIYNCTDGIADHNTDFIVKFPDWDPSRNSEDRIHSFLPLPGTRRVLFQSASSNMPKAHIWYSPKKVINALQLFLEAGNDLHGSLTYRYDLVDLTRQVLSKLANQVYIDAITAFQRKHADALNLHSQIFIQLIRDIDVLLASDDNFLLGTWLESAKDLAVNPKETKQYEWNARTQVTMWYDTTTTNQSQLHDYANKFWSGLLEDYYLPRASTYFDHLVKSLKENVSLSIEEWRKEWIAFSNTWQASTKIYPTKESGDALAISRDLYTKYLA, translated from the exons ATGTTGTTACATCCAGTT AAATTTAATATTAGCGCAGAAGATCTGGATGATTTCTTTGGAGGACCTGCCTTTCTTGCTTGGGCCCGTATGGGTAATCTACATGC GTGGGGTGGGCCTTTGTCCCAAAATTGGTTGGATAAACAATTGAATTTGCAGAAACAAATCCTCTCTAGGATGCTAGAGCTGGGCATGACTCCAG TGCTCCCAGCATTCTCTGGGAATGTTCCAGCAGCTTTAAAGAAGATTTATCCTGCAGCAAACATAACTAGGCTCGGGGACTG GAACACTGTGAATAAAGATCCCCGTTGGTGTTGTACCTACCTCCTTAATCCTTCAGATCCCTTGTTTCTTGAAATTGGGGAGGCCTTTATAAGGCAACAAGTTAAAG AATATGGGGACGTGACTGACATCTACAACTG TGATACATTCAATGAAAATCTCCCACCTACAAATGATGCAGCATACATCTCTTCACTAGGTACTGCTGTATATAAAGCTATGTCCAAAGGTGATGAAGATGCTGTGTGGTTAATGCAA GGTTGGCTCTTCTACTCAGACTCTCATTTCTGGAAGCCACTTCAAATGAAG GCTCTTTTACACTCGGTTCCATTTGGGAAGATGATAGTCCTTGATCTCTTTGCTGACGTGAAACCGATTTGGAGAACTTCCTCTCAGTTTTATGGCACTCCTTATGTCTG GTGTATGTTGCATAATTTTGGGGGGAATATTGAAATGTATGGTATATTGGATTCCATATCATCAGGTCCAGTTGATGCCCGTACCAGTGAAAATTCAACCATG GTTGGTGTCGGGTTGTGCATGGAGGGAATAGAGCATAATCCAGTTGTGTTCGAGTTGATGTCTGAAATGGCATTTCGCAGTGAAAAAGTTCATGTTCTG GAATGGCTGAAGACCTATTCTCGCAGACGATATGGTAAAGCTAGTCATCATATTGAGGCAGCTTGGAAGATCCTTTACCACACTATCTACAACTGTACAGATGGAATTGCT GACCACAACACAGATTTCATAGTAAAATTTCCGGACTGGGATCCATCACGAAATTCTGAAGACAGGATACATAGCTTTCTCCCCCTACCTGGAACAAGAAGAGTTTTGTTTCAAAGTGCAAGCTCAAACATGCCTAAGGCACACATATGGTATTCTCCTAAGAAGGTGATCAATGCATTACAACTATTTCTTGAAGCCGGAAATGATCTGCATGGAAGCCTGACGTACAG ATATGACTTGGTTGACTTAACACGGCAAGTTTTGTCAAAGCTAGCAAACCAAGTATACATAGATGCAATAACTGCTTTCCAAAGGAAACATGCTGATGCCTTGAATCTTCACAGCCAGATATTTATACAGCTCATTAGGGATATTGATGTGCTTCTTGCTTCGGATGATAATTTTCTACTCGGGACATGGCTAGAAAGCGCCAAGGACCTGGCAGTGAATCCGAAGGAAACAAAGCAG TACGAATGGAATGCAAGAACGCAAGTGACAATGTGGTATGATACCACAACCACTAATCAAAGCCAGCTTCATGATTATG CTAACAAGTTCTGGAGCGGTCTACTGGAAGACTATTATCTTCCGCGAGCCTCGACTTACTTTGATCATTTAGTGAAAAGCTTGAAAGAAAATGTAAGTTTGAGCATAGAGGAATGGAGGAAAGAATGGATAGCATTCTCAAATACTTGGCAAGCAAGCACTAAAATTTACCCCACAAAGGAAAGTGGAGATGCCCTTGCTATATCTAGAGATTTGTACACAAAGTATCTTGCTTGA